In the Malania oleifera isolate guangnan ecotype guangnan chromosome 1, ASM2987363v1, whole genome shotgun sequence genome, one interval contains:
- the LOC131163702 gene encoding N-acylphosphatidylethanolamine synthase isoform X3 has protein sequence MGRKMEWAARGSHLGGIPRKMVFMAVGAFAKAVATVFNTTSVHNADTLFRLVRSRPPGVPLITIGRPSYVGIQWISCSRCKFGTLHTFPEGKVFQEDTAIKRLKWGTASLIVRAPITPIVLPIVHHGFEGVMPENFWFGRRPPVPLFNKNIKIIIGEPVEFDFTELRRLAMAMSGDSSFREGGGSGKGCTGGGGGGSSSSAHGLDEAAQRCLYTIISERIRSVMERLRTYGKTLRKP, from the exons ATGGGTCGGAAAATGGAATGGGCAGCGCGAGGGAGCCACTTGGGAGGAATCCCTCGTAAGATGGTATTTATGGCGGTTGGGGCGTTTGCCAAGGCCGTCGCTACTGTTTTCAACACCACCTCCGTTCATAACGCTGATACCCTCTTTCGTCTTGTCCGATCCCGACCTCCTGGTGTACCTCTCATCACG ATTGGACGACCCAGTTATGTGGGGATTCAGTGGATTTCCTGTAGCAGATGCAAATTTGGCACG CTGCATACATTTCCTGAGGGAAAAGTGTTCCAAGAAGATACGGCTATAAAACGGTTAAAATGGGGAACTGCTAGTCTCATTGTTCGAGCTCCAATAACTCCAATTGTTTTGCCAATTGTCCACCATGGGTTTGAAGGG GTGATGCCGGAGAATTTTTGGTTTGGCCGAAGGCCCCCTGTTCCACTATTTAATaagaatattaaaataataattggtGAGCCCGTGGAGTTTGACTTTACAGAACTGAGACGGTTGGCAATGGCCATGTCTGGGGATTCGTCGTTTCGTGAGGGAGGTGGATCAGGAAAAGGGTGCACTGGCGGCGGCGGAGGCGGTAGCAGCAGCAGCGCTCACGGACTGGATGAGGCGGCGCAGAGATGCCTCTATACAATTATTTCGGAGCGAATTCGAAGTGTCATGGAGCGCTTACGGACTTATGGCAAGACTCTCCGCAAGCCATAG
- the LOC131163702 gene encoding N-acylphosphatidylethanolamine synthase isoform X4 has translation MWGFSGFPVADANLARWVLAAEDICFKNIVLSYFFRLGKCIPITRGAGIYQEHMNEALDRLSDGAWLHTFPEGKVFQEDTAIKRLKWGTASLIVRAPITPIVLPIVHHGFEGVMPENFWFGRRPPVPLFNKNIKIIIGEPVEFDFTELRRLAMAMSGDSSFREGGGSGKGCTGGGGGGSSSSAHGLDEAAQRCLYTIISERIRSVMERLRTYGKTLRKP, from the exons ATGTGGGGATTCAGTGGATTTCCTGTAGCAGATGCAAATTTGGCACGGTGGGTGCTTGCTGCAGAAGACATATGCTTTAAAAATATTGTGCTATCATATTTTTTTCGACTTG GGAAATGCATACCCATAACGAGGGGTGCTGGAATTTATCAAGAACACATGAATGAGGCTCTTGATCGCTTGAGTGATGGAGCATGG CTGCATACATTTCCTGAGGGAAAAGTGTTCCAAGAAGATACGGCTATAAAACGGTTAAAATGGGGAACTGCTAGTCTCATTGTTCGAGCTCCAATAACTCCAATTGTTTTGCCAATTGTCCACCATGGGTTTGAAGGG GTGATGCCGGAGAATTTTTGGTTTGGCCGAAGGCCCCCTGTTCCACTATTTAATaagaatattaaaataataattggtGAGCCCGTGGAGTTTGACTTTACAGAACTGAGACGGTTGGCAATGGCCATGTCTGGGGATTCGTCGTTTCGTGAGGGAGGTGGATCAGGAAAAGGGTGCACTGGCGGCGGCGGAGGCGGTAGCAGCAGCAGCGCTCACGGACTGGATGAGGCGGCGCAGAGATGCCTCTATACAATTATTTCGGAGCGAATTCGAAGTGTCATGGAGCGCTTACGGACTTATGGCAAGACTCTCCGCAAGCCATAG
- the LOC131163702 gene encoding N-acylphosphatidylethanolamine synthase isoform X1: protein MGRKMEWAARGSHLGGIPRKMVFMAVGAFAKAVATVFNTTSVHNADTLFRLVRSRPPGVPLITVSNHMSTLDDPVMWGFSGFPVADANLARWVLAAEDICFKNIVLSYFFRLGKCIPITRGAGIYQEHMNEALDRLSDGAWLHTFPEGKVFQEDTAIKRLKWGTASLIVRAPITPIVLPIVHHGFEGVMPENFWFGRRPPVPLFNKNIKIIIGEPVEFDFTELRRLAMAMSGDSSFREGGGSGKGCTGGGGGGSSSSAHGLDEAAQRCLYTIISERIRSVMERLRTYGKTLRKP, encoded by the exons ATGGGTCGGAAAATGGAATGGGCAGCGCGAGGGAGCCACTTGGGAGGAATCCCTCGTAAGATGGTATTTATGGCGGTTGGGGCGTTTGCCAAGGCCGTCGCTACTGTTTTCAACACCACCTCCGTTCATAACGCTGATACCCTCTTTCGTCTTGTCCGATCCCGACCTCCTGGTGTACCTCTCATCACGGTTAGCAATCACATGTCCAC ATTGGACGACCCAGTTATGTGGGGATTCAGTGGATTTCCTGTAGCAGATGCAAATTTGGCACGGTGGGTGCTTGCTGCAGAAGACATATGCTTTAAAAATATTGTGCTATCATATTTTTTTCGACTTG GGAAATGCATACCCATAACGAGGGGTGCTGGAATTTATCAAGAACACATGAATGAGGCTCTTGATCGCTTGAGTGATGGAGCATGG CTGCATACATTTCCTGAGGGAAAAGTGTTCCAAGAAGATACGGCTATAAAACGGTTAAAATGGGGAACTGCTAGTCTCATTGTTCGAGCTCCAATAACTCCAATTGTTTTGCCAATTGTCCACCATGGGTTTGAAGGG GTGATGCCGGAGAATTTTTGGTTTGGCCGAAGGCCCCCTGTTCCACTATTTAATaagaatattaaaataataattggtGAGCCCGTGGAGTTTGACTTTACAGAACTGAGACGGTTGGCAATGGCCATGTCTGGGGATTCGTCGTTTCGTGAGGGAGGTGGATCAGGAAAAGGGTGCACTGGCGGCGGCGGAGGCGGTAGCAGCAGCAGCGCTCACGGACTGGATGAGGCGGCGCAGAGATGCCTCTATACAATTATTTCGGAGCGAATTCGAAGTGTCATGGAGCGCTTACGGACTTATGGCAAGACTCTCCGCAAGCCATAG
- the LOC131163702 gene encoding N-acylphosphatidylethanolamine synthase isoform X2, which yields MGRKMEWAARGSHLGGIPRKMVFMAVGAFAKAVATVFNTTSVHNADTLFRLVRSRPPGVPLITVSNHMSTLDDPVMWGFSGFPVADANLARWVLAAEDICFKNIVLSYFFRLGKCIPITRGAGIYQEHMNEALDRLSDGAWVMPENFWFGRRPPVPLFNKNIKIIIGEPVEFDFTELRRLAMAMSGDSSFREGGGSGKGCTGGGGGGSSSSAHGLDEAAQRCLYTIISERIRSVMERLRTYGKTLRKP from the exons ATGGGTCGGAAAATGGAATGGGCAGCGCGAGGGAGCCACTTGGGAGGAATCCCTCGTAAGATGGTATTTATGGCGGTTGGGGCGTTTGCCAAGGCCGTCGCTACTGTTTTCAACACCACCTCCGTTCATAACGCTGATACCCTCTTTCGTCTTGTCCGATCCCGACCTCCTGGTGTACCTCTCATCACGGTTAGCAATCACATGTCCAC ATTGGACGACCCAGTTATGTGGGGATTCAGTGGATTTCCTGTAGCAGATGCAAATTTGGCACGGTGGGTGCTTGCTGCAGAAGACATATGCTTTAAAAATATTGTGCTATCATATTTTTTTCGACTTG GGAAATGCATACCCATAACGAGGGGTGCTGGAATTTATCAAGAACACATGAATGAGGCTCTTGATCGCTTGAGTGATGGAGCATGG GTGATGCCGGAGAATTTTTGGTTTGGCCGAAGGCCCCCTGTTCCACTATTTAATaagaatattaaaataataattggtGAGCCCGTGGAGTTTGACTTTACAGAACTGAGACGGTTGGCAATGGCCATGTCTGGGGATTCGTCGTTTCGTGAGGGAGGTGGATCAGGAAAAGGGTGCACTGGCGGCGGCGGAGGCGGTAGCAGCAGCAGCGCTCACGGACTGGATGAGGCGGCGCAGAGATGCCTCTATACAATTATTTCGGAGCGAATTCGAAGTGTCATGGAGCGCTTACGGACTTATGGCAAGACTCTCCGCAAGCCATAG